A genomic stretch from Frigoribacterium sp. PvP032 includes:
- a CDS encoding S8 family serine peptidase, whose product MRRTGGRVAARALTTSLLVVATAAGLALAPAGVASADSIRDAQYWLADYGVQQAWQTTRGAGVTVAVIDTGVDGSVRELQGAVVGGTDMSGQGSADGQSPVGSDDPAHGTLVGSLLAGRGTATGDGVVGVAPEADLLSISVGFGAGAVDSDQQIADAVTWAVDHGADVINMSLTRNTLDWPTSWDEAFLHAQEEDVVVVAAAGNRGSGTTEVGAPATMPGVLTVAGVDRSGAASFDASSQGITIGVSAPSEKLVGVGPGDVHYSWSGTSGATPLVAGMVALVRSAHPELGAADVINRVVSTADPRGSSLPDPLYGYGLVDAAAAVQSTVAPVTANPMGDLAEWIRVHRRADAPAPTAGAVAPVEPAPVPTPQSDGDHPLRALLPTVESMRSTGLPLIVFAVFGAALVAVGAGAARQFRRRHEQE is encoded by the coding sequence GTGCGCCGCACCGGGGGGCGCGTGGCGGCCAGGGCGCTGACGACGAGCCTGCTCGTGGTGGCGACGGCTGCGGGCCTCGCCCTCGCGCCGGCGGGGGTCGCATCGGCCGACAGCATCCGCGACGCCCAGTACTGGCTGGCCGACTACGGGGTGCAGCAGGCGTGGCAGACGACGCGCGGGGCGGGCGTCACCGTGGCCGTGATCGACACGGGCGTCGACGGCTCGGTCCGCGAGCTGCAGGGGGCCGTCGTCGGCGGCACGGACATGTCCGGGCAGGGCTCGGCCGACGGGCAGAGCCCCGTGGGCTCGGACGACCCTGCCCACGGCACGCTCGTCGGCTCGTTGCTGGCGGGACGAGGCACGGCGACCGGCGACGGCGTGGTCGGCGTCGCGCCCGAGGCCGACCTCCTGTCGATCTCGGTGGGGTTCGGCGCCGGTGCGGTCGACTCCGACCAGCAGATCGCCGACGCCGTCACCTGGGCCGTCGACCACGGCGCCGACGTGATCAACATGTCCCTGACCCGCAACACCCTCGACTGGCCGACGAGCTGGGACGAGGCGTTCCTGCACGCGCAGGAGGAGGACGTCGTGGTGGTCGCGGCGGCCGGCAACCGGGGCAGCGGCACGACCGAGGTCGGCGCGCCGGCCACCATGCCGGGTGTCCTCACCGTCGCCGGCGTCGACAGGTCGGGGGCCGCCAGCTTCGACGCCTCGAGCCAGGGCATCACCATCGGCGTCTCCGCCCCGAGCGAGAAGCTCGTCGGCGTGGGCCCTGGCGACGTGCACTACAGCTGGAGCGGCACCAGCGGCGCGACGCCGCTCGTCGCGGGCATGGTCGCCCTCGTGCGGAGCGCGCACCCCGAGCTCGGGGCCGCCGACGTCATCAACCGGGTGGTCTCGACCGCCGATCCGAGGGGCAGCTCGCTGCCCGACCCGCTCTACGGCTACGGGCTCGTCGACGCGGCCGCCGCCGTCCAGAGCACGGTCGCCCCCGTCACGGCGAACCCCATGGGCGACCTCGCCGAGTGGATCAGGGTGCACCGCCGAGCCGACGCCCCCGCGCCGACCGCGGGGGCGGTCGCTCCCGTCGAGCCCGCGCCGGTGCCCACGCCGCAGAGCGACGGCGACCACCCCCTCAGGGCGCTGCTCCCGACCGTCGAGTCGATGCGCTCGACGGGGCTGCCGCTGATCGTCTTCGCGGTCTTCGGCGCGGCGCTCGTCGCCGTCGGGGCGGGCGCGGCCCGCCAGTTCAGGCGACGACACGAGCAGGAGTAA
- a CDS encoding DUF501 domain-containing protein, with amino-acid sequence MTTPPFEPVSERDVQLVTAMLGRPARDVIGIPARCVCGNPTVVATKPRLGDGTPFPTLYYLCHPGATAAISTLEANGVMAEMTELLASDDDLRRRYHDAHDAYLADRDGIEHVAEIAHVTAGGMPERVKCLHALAGHALSAGPGVNPLGDLAVERSSWSPDVCRCGDYLGESGLDSAATDVGGATGARDATSASSAPPEAG; translated from the coding sequence GTGACGACCCCTCCCTTCGAGCCCGTCAGCGAGCGGGACGTGCAGCTCGTCACCGCCATGCTCGGCCGCCCGGCCCGCGACGTGATCGGCATCCCCGCACGCTGCGTCTGCGGCAACCCGACCGTGGTCGCGACGAAGCCGCGCCTCGGCGACGGCACGCCGTTCCCGACGCTCTACTACCTGTGCCACCCCGGTGCGACCGCGGCGATCTCGACCCTCGAGGCGAACGGCGTCATGGCCGAGATGACCGAGCTGCTCGCCTCGGACGACGACCTCAGGAGGCGGTACCACGACGCGCACGACGCCTACCTCGCCGACCGCGATGGCATCGAGCACGTGGCCGAGATCGCGCACGTGACGGCGGGCGGCATGCCCGAGCGCGTCAAGTGCCTGCACGCCCTCGCAGGGCACGCCCTCTCGGCGGGCCCCGGCGTGAACCCGCTCGGCGACCTCGCCGTCGAGCGCTCGAGCTGGAGCCCCGACGTGTGCCGCTGCGGCGACTACCTGGGCGAGAGCGGGCTCGACTCGGCAGCGACCGACGTCGGCGGCGCGACCGGTGCGCGCGACGCGACCAGCGCCTCCTCCGCTCCGCCCGAGGCAGGCTGA
- a CDS encoding septum formation initiator family protein: MPRESPTRRVPVAFASRETAAGGWLRSIRFSGFSLLMLVILVLFVVVLAPSLRTLVQQQQQIASLEQDVRDQRDDVDDLQGDVARWSDPAYIEAQARDRLLYVYPGEYSYLVMGTGADATTPSQAPISDTLQTPQVDWVAAMMSSVIDAGLSDEPATELVAPDIGGAPLPSSTTGGTP; this comes from the coding sequence ATGCCCCGTGAGTCCCCGACCCGACGTGTGCCCGTCGCCTTCGCGTCGCGCGAGACCGCCGCGGGCGGCTGGCTGCGCAGCATCCGCTTCTCCGGCTTCAGCCTGCTGATGCTCGTGATCCTCGTGCTCTTCGTGGTCGTGCTCGCGCCGTCCCTCCGCACCCTGGTCCAGCAGCAGCAGCAGATCGCGTCGCTCGAGCAGGACGTGCGTGACCAGCGCGACGACGTCGACGACCTCCAGGGCGACGTCGCGCGCTGGAGCGACCCTGCCTACATCGAGGCCCAGGCCCGAGACCGGCTGCTCTACGTCTACCCCGGCGAGTACAGCTACCTCGTGATGGGCACGGGCGCCGACGCGACGACGCCCTCGCAGGCACCGATCAGCGACACACTGCAGACCCCCCAGGTCGACTGGGTCGCGGCGATGATGTCGTCCGTGATCGACGCGGGCCTCAGCGACGAGCCCGCGACCGAGCTGGTCGCGCCCGACATCGGCGGCGCGCCCCTGCCGTCCTCCACGACAGGCGGCACCCCGTGA